The proteins below are encoded in one region of Aestuariivirga litoralis:
- the fmt gene encoding methionyl-tRNA formyltransferase, with translation MRLIFMGTPDFSVTVLKALIAAGHDISCVYAQPPRPAGRGMELKETPVHAYAKAQGIEVRTPKNLRAEEDQQAFADLKADAAVVVAYGLLLPKFILNATRFGCFNVHASQLPRWRGAAPIQRAIMEGDAETGVAIMRMEEGLDTGPVMRMLPVRITEHTTAASLHDELASVGAKLMVEVLENPSAPGVAQPTHGATYAKKIEKAEARIDFNKPAALVRNHIHGLSPFPGAWCMLDGARLKLLNVEVVAGNGESGTLLDDKLTFACAMGAIRVLKLQREGKGPMEADVFLRGFSVPVGTRAQ, from the coding sequence ATGCGCCTGATTTTCATGGGAACACCGGACTTTTCCGTCACCGTTTTGAAAGCGCTTATCGCCGCAGGCCACGACATTTCTTGTGTCTATGCCCAGCCGCCCCGGCCCGCCGGACGCGGCATGGAGCTGAAGGAAACCCCGGTCCACGCCTATGCAAAGGCGCAGGGCATCGAAGTCCGCACGCCAAAAAACCTGCGCGCCGAGGAAGACCAGCAGGCCTTCGCCGATCTCAAGGCCGATGCCGCCGTCGTGGTGGCCTATGGTTTGCTTCTGCCGAAATTCATTCTGAACGCCACCCGCTTTGGCTGTTTCAATGTGCATGCATCGCAATTGCCGCGCTGGCGCGGGGCCGCCCCCATCCAGCGCGCCATCATGGAAGGTGATGCAGAAACCGGCGTCGCCATCATGCGCATGGAAGAGGGGCTGGATACTGGCCCCGTGATGCGGATGCTGCCGGTGCGCATCACCGAGCACACCACCGCGGCCAGCCTGCATGATGAGTTGGCGAGCGTGGGTGCCAAGCTGATGGTCGAGGTGCTGGAAAATCCATCCGCCCCCGGCGTGGCGCAACCCACGCATGGCGCGACCTACGCCAAGAAGATCGAAAAGGCCGAGGCGCGCATTGATTTCAACAAACCTGCCGCCCTGGTGCGCAATCACATCCACGGGCTTTCGCCGTTCCCCGGTGCCTGGTGCATGCTGGATGGCGCGCGGCTGAAGCTGCTGAATGTTGAAGTGGTGGCAGGCAATGGTGAATCCGGAACGCTGCTTGACGATAAGCTCACTTTCGCCTGCGCCATGGGGGCCATCCGCGTGCTGAAATTGCAGCGCGAAGGCAAAGGCCCAATGGAAGCCGATGTTTTTCTGCGCGGCTTTTCCGTACCTGTGGGCACCAGGGCCCAGTAA
- the def gene encoding peptide deformylase, whose protein sequence is MAVKPIIKLPDEKILRQKSVPLKTVDEEARKLFDDMLSTMYDAPGIGLAAIQIGVPRRQVVIDLAREGEDPKPLFLANPEIIWSSEARSDYEEGCLSIPEFFEMVERPSEVKVRYLDRKGEPHEIHANGVMATCLQHEIDHLNGVLFIDYISKLKRDRVLKKFLKADKLGKL, encoded by the coding sequence ATGGCCGTCAAACCGATCATCAAACTGCCGGATGAAAAAATCCTGCGCCAGAAGTCCGTGCCGCTGAAAACGGTGGATGAAGAAGCGCGCAAGCTGTTCGATGACATGCTCTCCACCATGTATGACGCGCCCGGCATTGGCCTGGCCGCCATCCAGATCGGCGTGCCGCGCCGCCAGGTGGTGATTGACCTGGCGCGTGAGGGTGAGGACCCCAAGCCGCTGTTTCTGGCCAATCCTGAGATCATATGGTCTTCAGAGGCGCGCAGCGACTATGAAGAGGGCTGCCTGTCCATTCCGGAATTTTTCGAGATGGTGGAGCGCCCGTCCGAAGTCAAAGTACGCTATCTCGACCGCAAGGGCGAGCCGCATGAAATTCACGCCAATGGCGTGATGGCCACGTGCCTGCAGCACGAGATCGACCATCTGAATGGTGTTCTGTTCATCGATTACATTTCCAAGCTGAAGCGCGATCGCGTGCTTAAGAAATTCTTGAAGGCCGACAAGCTGGGCAAGCTGTGA
- a CDS encoding DUF2239 family protein, whose product MTQAFSAFHHHALLAIGTLEDVARACRKAEQEGLHGILMFDNETGKQTDVPLESPIAMPEQPRGRGRPALGVTAREVTLLPRHWEWLATQPGGASTTLRKLVEAARRDPKAEAKRKQERAYNFLRAIAGDLPLYEETLRALFAGDVARVTELTAEWPKDLRAHALDLLQS is encoded by the coding sequence ATGACCCAAGCTTTTTCCGCCTTTCACCACCACGCCCTTCTGGCCATCGGCACGCTCGAAGATGTTGCCCGCGCCTGCCGCAAAGCCGAACAAGAGGGGCTGCACGGCATCCTGATGTTCGACAATGAAACGGGCAAACAGACCGATGTGCCGCTGGAAAGCCCCATCGCAATGCCCGAACAGCCGCGCGGCCGAGGACGGCCGGCGCTGGGCGTAACAGCTCGCGAAGTAACGTTGCTGCCGCGCCACTGGGAATGGCTGGCCACCCAGCCGGGCGGCGCATCGACCACTTTGCGCAAGCTGGTAGAGGCCGCACGGCGCGACCCTAAAGCCGAAGCCAAGCGCAAGCAGGAGCGCGCCTATAATTTCCTGCGCGCCATTGCGGGCGATTTGCCGCTTTATGAGGAAACATTGCGCGCACTGTTCGCGGGCGATGTGGCCCGCGTCACGGAGCTGACTGCAGAGTGGCCAAAAGACCTGCGTGCCCACGCACTGGATCTGCTGCAATCATGA
- a CDS encoding ester cyclase → MTSIRQRKLDDFIRRVWSEGEVEACDDYLARRYAIAHDPGDPWDGQVLDVPQFQERVRKSRAPFPDQRFYIREWFESRDGLMISWDWLATHKGDLTGFPASGKRLSMSGATIYYFDADDRIFGHWQIADRLGVYQQLQKTEPARPKNGTYTRAGFLLRKKSTLASYGLI, encoded by the coding sequence ATGACCAGCATCCGACAACGAAAGCTTGATGACTTCATTCGCCGCGTCTGGTCGGAAGGTGAGGTGGAAGCCTGCGATGACTATCTTGCGCGGCGCTATGCGATTGCGCATGATCCGGGTGATCCCTGGGATGGGCAAGTGCTGGATGTACCGCAGTTTCAGGAGCGGGTACGCAAGTCCCGTGCGCCCTTTCCGGATCAGCGTTTCTATATCCGTGAATGGTTTGAAAGCCGCGACGGGCTAATGATCAGCTGGGACTGGCTGGCCACCCACAAGGGTGACCTCACGGGCTTTCCAGCCAGCGGCAAGCGCCTCTCCATGTCGGGTGCCACGATCTATTACTTTGATGCGGATGACCGGATTTTCGGCCATTGGCAGATCGCCGACCGGCTGGGGGTTTACCAGCAACTGCAGAAGACTGAACCCGCCCGGCCGAAAAATGGCACCTATACGCGCGCTGGATTTCTGCTGCGAAAAAAGAGCACGTTGGCGAGTTACGGACTGATCTGA